Below is a window of Allomuricauda ruestringensis DSM 13258 DNA.
AGTTTGGTTACTACGGGCATCCAAAAAGGGCACATGAAAATGCATTTGCTCAATATGCTCAACCAGATGGGAGCCACCGAAAATGAAAAAAAACAACTTGTGGAATATTTCAAAAGTCACATGGTGACGAATGCCTCGGTAAAGGAAGCCTTGGAAAAAATTAAATCGAAATAATAATGGAGAAGGAGTTTTACAGCAACGGCAAATTATTACTGTCAGGAGAATATGCTATTTTGGATGGTGCCTTGGGACTGGCCATTCCCACCAGCTATGGGCAATCATTCCATGTAACTCCAACAACATCTGGCTTTTTAGAGTGGACCAGTTTGGATGAAAACGATAAAATTTGGTTCTCTGCAAAGTTTGATCTTGCTAATTTAAAAGTCGTTTCTACTTCGGACGAAGCGATGGCCAAAACATTGGCAACCCTTCTTTTGGAAGCTAATGCACAAAATCCATTGCTGTTAACCGATGGTGATGGATTCCAGATAGAAACGCACCTTACTTTTCCAAAATCCTGGGGGCTGGGAACATCCTCGACCCTTATTAACAACTTGGCACAATGGGCTCGGGTTGATGCGTATCAGCTCTTGTGGAATGCCTTTGGCGGAAGTGGTTACGATATTGCCTGTGCCCAACACAATTCACCCATAACTTATCAGATAAAAGATGGAGTGCCCAATGTTGAAGAAATCAATTTTAATCCCATTTTTAAGGACTCCCTTTTCTTTGTACACCTCAACCAAAAACAGAACAGCAAAGAAGCTATTGCCAAGTACAGGGAGCAACAATTTGATAAGCCCCAACTCATAAAAAGTATTTCCAGCATTACCCAAAAAATGAAAAATGCACCCACTTTGGCCGGTTTTGAGGGTTTAATGGAGGAACATGAAGCTTTGCTTTCCAATGTTTTGAATATAGAACCCGTAAAGCAACGCCTTTTTCCAGACTATTTTGGAATGGTAAAAAGCCTTGGCGCCTGGGGCGGAGATTTTGTTTTGGCCACTGGTGATGAAAAAACGATTTCCTATTTTAAACACAAAGGGTACGAAACTGTAATTCCTTTTTCCAAAATGATGCTTTAACTATCTTCCACATGCAAAAAAACCTATTTTCTTTACTGATTGTTCTTCTTGTTCTTTCATGCAAAACAAAAGAAAAACAAATGGCCTACAAAACGGATTCTTTAGAGATAGGAATGGTTACGGAACATACGTACCAGCACACCTCTTTTCTAGAAACCGAGAGTTTTGGCAGGGTAGCTTGTAATGGCATGATCGTAGTGAACAATGGAGAGGCCATTGTATTTGACACTCCCACCAACAACATGGTTTCCAAGGAACTGATTGATTGGTTGGACACACAGGATATTACTGTAAAAGCTATTGTTGCCACCCATTTTCATGATGATTGTGTTGGTGGCTTGAAAACCTTTCATGAAAGGGGTATTCCATCGTATGCCAACCAGGAAACCATAAGGCTCCTTGCTGGAAAAGAAGCGGAGATTCCCCAAAACGGATTCGCTGATTTTACAGAGTTACGAGTGGGGAGCAAAAAAGTAGTTCTCGATTTTATGGGTGCCGGACATACCAACGACAACATTATTGGGTACTTCCCTAGTGAAAAGATTATGTTTGGTGGCTGTCTGATTAAATCCATTGGTGCCGGAAAAGGTAATTTGGAAGATGCCAATGTTATGGAGTGGCCCAAAACAGTTTCCAAAATAAAGTCCAAATATCCCAATACCTCCATCATTGTTCCCGGTCATGGAAATTATGGGGATGGCGGTCTTCTTGATTATACAATTGCATTATTTAAGGATTGATCAGATGTAGCACAATCCATGAAAACTACCCATTGATGAATCCAGATGGGGCATTCATCAATTACACCATCAATATATCTTTCTTTTTTCGCACCTTGCAGAAAGAAGACTTAGGCTAGCTTAAAAAATCTTCCCAAAAAGAAAGGTATTATGTCACTTTTTTGGGAAAATGTATTATTATTTTTTATTGTTTCTGGACTCCTAATGTCATTTGTTTTACTATCTAAAAAGAGAATATATTTCAATAAGAACAACCTATTGATACTTTTTTTGTTCTTATTCTCCTATAACACTGTCTTATCCTTATATAGTTGGATACAACCTGATTACAAATTGAACGACTTACTCTTATATGCCCTATTCATCCCTTTGCTTCTATATGGCATTCTAATCTATCTGCTCATTAAGTGTCCAGATATTTTAAAAGGACAAAAGCAGTCCAACATTTCTCAAGACCAAAAAAACGTAAAATATGAAAAAACAGGGCTTTCCGAGACATTTTCTTTAGAATTGAAGAGCAAATTGGAACATTTAATGGATACTGAAAAGCTCTATCTACAACACGAAATTAAGCTGGACACTATAGCGGACCTACTTAACATATCAAGACATCATGCCTCGCAAGTCATCAATGAAAATTTTAACATGAGCTTCTATGATTTTATAAATGCCTATAGAATTGAAGAAGCAAAAAATAAACTATGCTCAGGTTTTGAAGATTCATCCGAATCCATTTCGGATATCGCATACCAATGTGGCTTTAACAATCGGGTTTCATTTTACAAAGCCTTTAAAAAGATAACCCATATTACACCAAAAGAAT
It encodes the following:
- a CDS encoding GYDIA family GHMP kinase, translating into MEKEFYSNGKLLLSGEYAILDGALGLAIPTSYGQSFHVTPTTSGFLEWTSLDENDKIWFSAKFDLANLKVVSTSDEAMAKTLATLLLEANAQNPLLLTDGDGFQIETHLTFPKSWGLGTSSTLINNLAQWARVDAYQLLWNAFGGSGYDIACAQHNSPITYQIKDGVPNVEEINFNPIFKDSLFFVHLNQKQNSKEAIAKYREQQFDKPQLIKSISSITQKMKNAPTLAGFEGLMEEHEALLSNVLNIEPVKQRLFPDYFGMVKSLGAWGGDFVLATGDEKTISYFKHKGYETVIPFSKMML
- a CDS encoding helix-turn-helix domain-containing protein, with translation MNDLLLYALFIPLLLYGILIYLLIKCPDILKGQKQSNISQDQKNVKYEKTGLSETFSLELKSKLEHLMDTEKLYLQHEIKLDTIADLLNISRHHASQVINENFNMSFYDFINAYRIEEAKNKLCSGFEDSSESISDIAYQCGFNNRVSFYKAFKKITHITPKEFIQKAA
- the bla gene encoding subclass B1 metallo-beta-lactamase, which codes for MQKNLFSLLIVLLVLSCKTKEKQMAYKTDSLEIGMVTEHTYQHTSFLETESFGRVACNGMIVVNNGEAIVFDTPTNNMVSKELIDWLDTQDITVKAIVATHFHDDCVGGLKTFHERGIPSYANQETIRLLAGKEAEIPQNGFADFTELRVGSKKVVLDFMGAGHTNDNIIGYFPSEKIMFGGCLIKSIGAGKGNLEDANVMEWPKTVSKIKSKYPNTSIIVPGHGNYGDGGLLDYTIALFKD